A region from the Rhodothermus sp. genome encodes:
- a CDS encoding TonB-dependent receptor: MSKLHQRSLWLGLLLMCWSVSVAIGQPRTVTGTVTDASTGEPLPGVNIVVLGTMTGTTTDVEGRYQIEVPGPEAVLVFSFVGYEQVQEVVGDRTVINVRMQPTVEVLEEIVVVGYGVQRREDVTGSVAMISADDVNQGNYISPDQLLQGRVAGLTIFANNGEPGAGLNIRLRGGTSISASNEPLIVIDGVPINNVPLMPQGAGINGAPPPPRNPLSLINPNDIESITVLKDAAATAIYGSRGANGVILIETKKGRQGQLQVDYDAYITAASPYKKMDVLNGEEYRRFVEEQIQAGNLPASARDVLGNANTDWEEAVMRTAITQFHNLAFSGGTSQTRYRASVSYLNQQGQVIDSGLERLTGRLNADHQAFDGRLRLQLNLTGSFQLDDLLPYNQTAGFEGGVLSNVFQMNPTYPIYAERNLDGTPATDGYFEVSDGRTSVRNPVAMAEQVEDIAKTTRTLGNIAAELDLMRGLTVKVNFGADRAQSSRRQYFPQQNPTGAEFGGRALLRNREHSSMTFQSYLTYRGTFAQVHNVELLGGYEFNEYMTEEFGVEGRDYVTDVTLYNAVQAGAQLVKEGTFSFKEKSRLVSFFTRLNYNYQNKYYLTGVLRYDGSSRFGEGNKWALFPAISAAWRLSAEPFLQGLDWLTDLRLKVGYGITGSQEIGNYLSLAQLGARQDLQAVFNQTAFTGFAPVNYANPNLKWEETATFNIGLDYNLLNGKFSGTIEYYVKNTSNLLLEIPVPQPAPVPTRIENIGKTRNRGFELSLDALAVDRPNLSVLFGLVFSANRNEVVSLGPHEFIVTGIVSGRGQSGTFAQRLIPGEPVGTFYGWIFEGVENGRQKFRDLNGDGQITDADRTIIGNAQPDFTYGIRTNIYWGNFDINIFIRGEQGRDVFNNTALVYQTKSAVLQNQNFLKAALDDPDALDEPAIYSSRWIEDGSFLRVDNVTIGYTFNNLGGVWGRYVRRARIYVTGQNLLVITPYSGYDPEVNINAGLASLGIDYAQYPRARSFTLGVSLGF; encoded by the coding sequence ATGAGCAAGCTGCATCAACGGAGCCTTTGGTTGGGGTTGTTACTGATGTGTTGGAGTGTAAGCGTTGCCATCGGACAACCCCGGACGGTAACCGGGACGGTAACCGATGCTTCGACCGGTGAACCGCTGCCCGGTGTTAACATCGTGGTGCTGGGCACCATGACGGGCACAACGACCGATGTAGAAGGACGCTACCAGATCGAAGTGCCCGGTCCGGAGGCCGTGTTGGTTTTTTCGTTTGTGGGCTATGAGCAGGTGCAGGAGGTGGTAGGAGATCGCACGGTCATTAATGTGCGTATGCAACCCACGGTTGAGGTGCTGGAAGAGATTGTCGTGGTGGGGTATGGCGTGCAGCGGCGTGAAGACGTTACCGGATCGGTGGCCATGATCAGTGCTGATGATGTGAATCAGGGCAATTACATTTCACCGGATCAGCTACTTCAGGGGCGCGTAGCGGGCCTGACCATTTTTGCAAACAATGGGGAGCCGGGGGCTGGATTAAACATTCGCTTGCGGGGTGGTACCTCGATCAGTGCCAGTAATGAGCCCCTGATTGTGATCGATGGGGTTCCGATTAATAACGTGCCGCTGATGCCGCAGGGGGCCGGTATCAATGGCGCGCCGCCACCACCGCGTAACCCGCTGAGCCTGATTAATCCGAACGACATTGAGTCGATCACGGTATTGAAAGACGCTGCGGCCACGGCCATTTACGGGTCGCGGGGTGCTAACGGGGTCATTCTCATCGAAACGAAAAAAGGACGCCAGGGACAGTTGCAGGTAGATTATGACGCGTATATCACCGCGGCCTCTCCCTATAAGAAGATGGATGTGCTGAATGGCGAAGAATATCGCCGGTTTGTGGAAGAACAGATTCAAGCCGGGAATCTGCCGGCCAGTGCTCGCGATGTGCTGGGGAATGCCAATACAGACTGGGAGGAGGCCGTGATGCGTACGGCGATCACCCAGTTTCATAATCTGGCTTTTTCAGGAGGGACCAGTCAGACGCGCTACCGTGCGTCGGTCAGCTATCTGAATCAGCAGGGGCAGGTGATCGATTCAGGGCTGGAACGGCTGACGGGACGTCTGAATGCGGATCATCAGGCCTTTGATGGGCGGCTCCGTTTGCAGCTCAACCTGACGGGGTCGTTTCAGCTTGATGACCTGTTGCCCTATAACCAGACGGCCGGCTTTGAGGGCGGCGTGCTTTCGAATGTATTCCAGATGAATCCTACTTATCCCATTTATGCAGAACGCAATCTGGATGGCACGCCGGCTACCGATGGCTATTTTGAGGTTTCAGATGGCCGCACCTCGGTGCGTAACCCGGTGGCCATGGCCGAGCAGGTTGAGGATATTGCCAAAACGACCCGGACGCTGGGGAACATTGCGGCTGAGCTGGACCTGATGCGGGGACTGACGGTCAAGGTAAACTTTGGAGCCGACCGGGCCCAGTCAAGCCGGCGCCAGTATTTCCCCCAGCAGAATCCAACCGGTGCCGAGTTTGGTGGGCGGGCCCTGCTGCGCAACCGGGAGCATTCGTCCATGACCTTCCAGAGCTATCTGACCTATCGTGGTACATTTGCACAGGTGCACAATGTGGAGCTGTTAGGGGGCTATGAGTTCAACGAGTATATGACGGAGGAATTCGGTGTGGAGGGTCGGGATTATGTGACGGATGTTACCTTGTATAACGCGGTGCAGGCAGGCGCTCAGCTGGTGAAGGAGGGAACCTTCTCATTCAAAGAAAAAAGCCGGTTGGTTTCGTTCTTTACGCGTCTGAACTATAACTATCAGAATAAATACTACCTGACGGGCGTGCTCCGTTATGATGGTTCCTCGCGTTTTGGTGAGGGCAACAAGTGGGCACTATTCCCCGCCATTTCCGCTGCGTGGCGTTTGAGTGCCGAGCCTTTCCTGCAAGGACTGGATTGGCTTACAGACCTGCGCCTGAAAGTTGGCTATGGGATTACGGGAAGCCAGGAAATCGGAAATTATCTGTCGCTGGCGCAGCTTGGGGCACGGCAGGATCTTCAGGCAGTTTTCAATCAGACCGCATTTACCGGGTTTGCCCCGGTTAACTATGCAAATCCAAACCTGAAGTGGGAGGAAACCGCGACCTTTAACATCGGGCTTGATTATAACCTGCTCAACGGCAAGTTTTCCGGTACGATCGAGTACTATGTCAAGAACACCAGTAATCTCTTGCTGGAGATCCCTGTGCCACAACCGGCGCCCGTGCCGACCCGGATCGAAAATATCGGTAAGACGCGCAATCGAGGCTTTGAGCTCTCGCTCGATGCCCTGGCTGTTGACCGGCCGAACCTGAGCGTGCTCTTCGGATTGGTCTTCAGTGCCAACCGAAATGAGGTGGTCAGCCTGGGCCCCCATGAGTTCATCGTAACCGGGATTGTCAGTGGGCGCGGTCAGTCCGGCACCTTTGCACAGCGGCTGATCCCTGGCGAGCCGGTAGGCACTTTCTATGGATGGATTTTCGAAGGCGTCGAAAACGGTCGCCAGAAGTTCCGGGATCTCAATGGGGATGGGCAGATTACCGATGCGGATCGCACCATCATTGGCAATGCGCAGCCGGACTTCACCTACGGTATTCGTACCAATATCTATTGGGGTAACTTTGACATCAACATCTTCATCCGTGGGGAGCAGGGCCGTGATGTCTTCAACAACACCGCCCTGGTCTATCAGACGAAAAGCGCTGTGCTGCAGAACCAGAACTTCCTGAAAGCAGCGTTGGACGACCCGGATGCCCTTGATGAGCCGGCGATTTACTCTTCCCGATGGATTGAAGATGGCTCCTTCCTCCGGGTGGACAACGTTACGATCGGGTATACCTTCAACAATCTGGGCGGTGTCTGGGGACGTTATGTGCGTCGTGCCCGCATCTACGTCACCGGCCAGAACCTGCTGGTCATTACGCCTTACTCGGGCTACGATCCAGAGGTGAATATCAATGCCGGGCTGGCCTCGCTGGGCATTGACTACGCCCAGTATCCACGGGCTCGAAGCTTTACGCTGGGGGTCAGCCTGGGCTTCTAA
- a CDS encoding GH116 family glycosyl hydrolase — protein sequence MRTLIGLLGLFGCWMLGTMRVPAQDIEGLVPRFERPTGRLVLTRPTQAGAFLDVVGRRAALLGYEHRAFEVWVYPLKILRDLRLSFQIADYPIPLSGEETLAFIEVRPEATVLTYSHAAFTVRQILYAPLHEPGIVMLFDVQAVRPLTIRVAFRPDLRLMWPAGLMTGYLGWNEEVRCYTITEETRRFAGVIGSPLARDLSVQPYQEEPKDLPNQFELEVTPELAARYYIPVVITGSVEGIDDAIAAYRRLLDQAASYYHQNVAHYERLLDTALQLETPDPALNTAYAWALVGIDKGLATNPYLGTGLVAGFRTAGNSERPGFAWFFGRDALWTVLATTAVGHFETTRIALDFLRKFQRADGKIPHEISQSAALIDWFKNYPYPWASADATPLFIVAHADYWQTSGDLDYIRQHWTSLVRAYRFTAATDTDGNDLVENTDVGHGWVEGGQLYPPHEELYQQGVWLAALEGMAAMATALGKTELATEVRQQMLKVRAAVERTYWLDDKGFYAFATWRPDGAGPSELLPENTVLQAVPLWWRLLHPERARRALEHVGSAEMATDWGTRILSSASSRYDPLSYHHGSVWPLFTGWASMAAYRYEKPHIGYQALMANVLLTYQGALGYVTELLSGAFNRDFGRSSYHQIWSEAMVVTPLVRGLLGLEVREGGRVLRLAPQLPATWDSLQLRHVPVGSDRYAIRIRRTAEAFQIQITPEGRAAPISLDLAPAFPLDAQVEAVTVNEQPAVFEVREEGDLQRVRIRIPIVGPTTIRYRMQPGTDVYVAPEPLVPGMANQGLRVLRVRAEAGHLLLVLEGRVGRTYTLQVRTPRRLWAIEGVQLEPAPDGYRLHVRMGEEGTGYVRRVLRLPLQ from the coding sequence ATGCGCACCCTGATAGGACTACTTGGACTGTTTGGCTGCTGGATGCTCGGAACGATGAGGGTACCGGCACAGGACATAGAAGGACTGGTTCCCCGTTTTGAGCGACCGACCGGTCGTCTGGTGCTAACGCGACCCACGCAGGCCGGGGCGTTTCTGGACGTAGTAGGGCGACGGGCAGCCCTGCTTGGCTACGAACACCGCGCGTTCGAGGTCTGGGTCTATCCATTGAAGATCCTGCGCGACCTGCGCCTGAGCTTTCAGATCGCCGACTATCCGATTCCGTTGAGCGGTGAGGAGACACTGGCGTTTATTGAAGTACGGCCAGAAGCTACCGTGCTTACCTATAGCCACGCCGCCTTTACGGTGCGGCAAATTCTGTATGCGCCCTTGCATGAGCCAGGCATTGTGATGCTTTTTGATGTGCAGGCCGTGCGGCCGCTAACGATTCGCGTGGCGTTTCGACCCGACCTGCGGCTCATGTGGCCGGCCGGGTTGATGACCGGCTATCTTGGGTGGAACGAAGAGGTGCGCTGCTACACGATTACGGAGGAAACCCGACGCTTCGCCGGTGTGATCGGCTCGCCTTTGGCCCGGGACCTTTCCGTGCAACCTTACCAGGAGGAGCCCAAAGATTTGCCCAACCAGTTTGAGCTGGAAGTGACGCCCGAGCTGGCCGCGCGCTATTACATTCCGGTGGTGATCACGGGCAGCGTCGAGGGCATCGACGATGCGATTGCAGCCTATCGTCGACTACTTGATCAGGCAGCCTCCTACTATCACCAGAACGTGGCGCACTACGAACGGCTGCTGGACACGGCCCTGCAGCTCGAAACCCCGGATCCGGCGCTGAACACAGCCTATGCCTGGGCACTGGTGGGGATCGACAAAGGATTGGCGACCAATCCCTATCTGGGAACCGGACTGGTGGCCGGATTTCGTACGGCAGGCAACAGTGAACGGCCCGGCTTTGCCTGGTTCTTTGGACGGGATGCGCTCTGGACGGTGCTGGCTACAACGGCTGTCGGACATTTCGAGACGACCCGCATAGCGCTGGACTTCCTGCGCAAGTTCCAGCGCGCAGACGGCAAAATCCCGCATGAAATCTCTCAAAGTGCGGCGTTGATCGACTGGTTCAAGAACTACCCGTACCCCTGGGCGTCGGCCGATGCTACCCCGCTGTTCATCGTGGCCCACGCCGATTACTGGCAAACCAGCGGGGATCTGGACTACATCCGGCAACACTGGACCTCGCTGGTAAGGGCGTATCGTTTCACAGCGGCTACCGATACCGATGGCAACGATCTGGTGGAAAACACCGACGTGGGACATGGGTGGGTGGAAGGTGGACAGCTCTACCCACCGCATGAAGAGCTGTACCAGCAGGGCGTATGGCTGGCAGCGCTGGAAGGGATGGCCGCCATGGCCACAGCGCTGGGCAAGACCGAACTGGCCACCGAGGTGCGGCAGCAGATGCTAAAGGTGCGGGCGGCCGTCGAACGCACTTACTGGTTGGACGATAAAGGATTCTATGCCTTTGCTACCTGGAGGCCAGACGGAGCGGGTCCCTCCGAACTGCTCCCGGAAAACACCGTCCTGCAGGCAGTGCCACTCTGGTGGCGGTTGCTCCATCCAGAACGAGCACGCCGGGCGTTGGAGCACGTGGGCAGCGCTGAGATGGCGACTGACTGGGGGACCCGGATACTCTCCAGCGCCAGCAGCCGATACGATCCCCTTTCCTACCACCATGGTTCGGTCTGGCCTCTGTTTACTGGCTGGGCCTCGATGGCTGCCTACCGCTACGAGAAGCCACATATTGGTTACCAGGCGTTGATGGCAAACGTGCTGCTCACCTATCAGGGAGCACTGGGGTATGTGACCGAGCTGCTGTCAGGCGCCTTTAACCGTGATTTCGGACGCTCGTCGTACCATCAGATCTGGTCAGAAGCCATGGTGGTGACCCCCCTGGTGCGTGGACTGCTGGGATTGGAAGTGCGGGAGGGGGGGCGCGTGTTGCGGCTGGCGCCGCAATTGCCGGCTACGTGGGATTCGTTGCAACTGCGGCATGTACCTGTGGGCAGTGATCGGTACGCTATCCGTATTCGTCGGACAGCGGAAGCCTTTCAGATACAGATAACGCCCGAAGGCAGAGCAGCACCCATTTCGCTGGATCTGGCGCCGGCCTTCCCCCTGGACGCGCAGGTGGAAGCCGTAACCGTGAACGAGCAGCCGGCCGTGTTCGAGGTACGGGAGGAGGGGGATCTGCAGCGCGTGCGCATTCGCATACCGATAGTCGGTCCTACCACCATCCGCTACCGTATGCAGCCAGGCACCGACGTGTATGTAGCGCCCGAGCCACTGGTGCCCGGTATGGCGAACCAGGGACTGCGTGTGCTGCGCGTGCGGGCTGAGGCAGGCCACCTGTTGCTGGTGCTGGAGGGGCGTGTGGGTCGAACGTACACATTGCAGGTACGCACCCCGCGCCGCCTATGGGCTATCGAAGGAGTGCAGCTCGAGCCTGCACCGGACGGCTATCGCCTGCACGTACGCATGGGTGAAGAAGGCACGGGCTACGTGCGGCGTGTGCTGCGTCTGCCGTTGCAGTGA
- a CDS encoding DUF4340 domain-containing protein: protein MPRKNPVVILSAVLVVLLVLAWATGAFKRNPSTIDVPAWTLRADEIIRIRLERPEKDPLTLERGGSGWQLTAPIRYPADSSFARRFVENLAETELVSVVSINPARYGTYGVADSNAIRLVAYRRAGDSLQLFWGNPGPDFQARYVRLAGDERVFLARTGLTFPEDLSRWRDKTILNVPAAQVEALEVQHQGQTYGVRRSESGWELVENNRTVAADSAAAVRWAGQFDPLRADGFFDELSADSIRQAPDYVLTLRLPGGVQQVLYFDERDNGWAVVRGDDDTVFRIYAYRRSQLLPSAGSLRARSNA, encoded by the coding sequence ATGCCGCGGAAAAATCCGGTTGTGATCCTTTCGGCTGTGCTGGTAGTGTTGCTCGTGCTGGCCTGGGCCACCGGCGCTTTCAAGCGTAATCCATCGACCATCGACGTGCCGGCGTGGACGCTTCGCGCCGATGAGATCATACGTATTCGGCTGGAACGGCCTGAAAAGGACCCCCTGACACTTGAACGGGGGGGATCAGGCTGGCAACTGACGGCGCCCATTCGCTATCCAGCCGATTCCTCCTTTGCCCGTCGCTTTGTTGAAAATCTGGCCGAAACCGAACTGGTCAGTGTCGTGTCCATCAATCCGGCGCGTTATGGCACCTACGGCGTGGCCGACTCCAATGCCATCCGCCTGGTGGCCTATCGAAGGGCAGGCGATTCGCTCCAGTTATTCTGGGGCAATCCGGGGCCGGACTTCCAGGCACGTTACGTGCGGCTGGCGGGCGACGAACGGGTCTTTCTGGCCCGTACGGGGCTGACGTTTCCTGAAGATTTGAGTCGCTGGCGTGATAAAACGATCCTGAATGTGCCGGCTGCCCAGGTGGAGGCGCTGGAAGTACAGCACCAGGGACAGACCTACGGTGTACGTCGAAGCGAAAGCGGATGGGAGCTGGTGGAAAACAACCGAACGGTAGCGGCCGACTCGGCAGCAGCCGTCCGATGGGCCGGCCAGTTCGATCCACTTCGGGCTGATGGCTTTTTCGACGAGCTGTCAGCCGACTCCATTCGGCAGGCACCTGACTACGTGCTGACGCTGCGCCTTCCGGGAGGCGTGCAGCAGGTGCTTTACTTTGACGAACGCGACAATGGCTGGGCGGTGGTACGGGGTGATGACGATACGGTCTTTCGTATCTATGCCTATCGGCGTAGCCAGCTGCTGCCCTCGGCTGGATCACTGCGTGCGCGCTCCAATGCATAA
- a CDS encoding Gldg family protein, with the protein MQRNWTTRTTLLLVGLILVVLNLIGLNVFFRIDLTDDRVYSLSDASIETVRALEDPVTVRVFFTADLPAPYSSYRRFLRDKLDEYRAYGGNKFQYEFLDPGADESLQQEAARYNIPPVQVQVIENDNLQIKNAYMGLVVEYGGKRETIPVIEDLSTLEYDLTSAIRKLTRDRLPVAGVLTGHGEPGRAAIETFWRGLERNYEVRTVSVKDSTLDPRPDLLFIIAPTDTFPKPHLQAIDQYLMTGGRMAVLLNRVNANLQFGFASEQQTGLEDLLAHYGVVVRPDLVMDRQSSVVTLQRTVGFFRVAQMVEYPFFPIATRFNPEHPMVSRLREVFFYYVSSIDTSVALPEGVERIPLVYSTPQSTTQEGFFTIQPAMLPDATNFQGGPYVLAVALHGSFPSAYDSTRVGQSARLVVVGDGDLVNEQRYGGQLPPGNLAFALNIADWLGQDEALLAIRTKSIAPRALEPVSESLRPFIKYANILGPVILVVLFGLIRWRMRRQRQIVLTT; encoded by the coding sequence ATGCAACGGAACTGGACCACCCGCACCACACTGCTGCTGGTCGGACTGATTCTGGTAGTGCTCAACCTGATTGGCCTGAACGTCTTCTTTCGCATAGACCTGACCGACGACCGGGTCTATTCGCTCTCTGACGCATCGATCGAAACGGTGCGTGCGCTTGAGGATCCGGTCACGGTGCGCGTGTTTTTTACGGCCGATCTACCTGCGCCCTACAGTAGCTATCGGCGTTTTCTGCGGGATAAACTGGACGAATACCGGGCCTATGGCGGCAATAAATTTCAATATGAATTTCTGGATCCGGGCGCAGACGAATCGCTCCAGCAAGAAGCAGCCCGCTACAATATTCCCCCCGTGCAGGTGCAGGTGATTGAAAACGACAACCTGCAGATCAAGAACGCCTACATGGGACTGGTGGTCGAGTACGGGGGGAAGCGGGAGACAATCCCGGTGATTGAGGATCTCTCGACGCTGGAATATGACCTGACCAGTGCCATTCGCAAACTTACCCGGGATCGGCTGCCGGTGGCGGGTGTGCTGACAGGGCACGGAGAGCCGGGCCGTGCAGCCATCGAAACGTTCTGGCGGGGCCTGGAGCGCAATTACGAGGTGCGCACCGTGTCGGTAAAGGATAGCACGCTGGATCCTCGGCCCGACCTGCTCTTTATCATTGCCCCGACCGATACCTTTCCGAAACCACACCTGCAGGCCATCGACCAGTATCTGATGACAGGCGGTCGGATGGCTGTGTTGCTTAACCGGGTCAATGCAAACCTGCAATTTGGCTTTGCCAGTGAACAACAGACCGGGCTGGAGGATCTGCTGGCCCACTATGGCGTGGTGGTGCGGCCCGATCTGGTGATGGACCGCCAGAGCTCGGTGGTAACGCTCCAGCGAACCGTGGGCTTCTTCCGGGTGGCGCAGATGGTGGAGTATCCATTCTTCCCGATTGCTACGCGCTTTAATCCGGAGCATCCCATGGTCAGTCGGCTGCGGGAAGTGTTTTTCTACTATGTCAGCTCTATCGATACGAGCGTAGCGCTACCTGAGGGCGTCGAACGCATCCCGCTGGTCTATTCGACGCCTCAGAGCACCACGCAGGAGGGCTTCTTTACCATCCAGCCTGCCATGCTGCCAGATGCCACAAACTTCCAGGGAGGGCCTTATGTGTTGGCGGTAGCGCTGCACGGAAGCTTCCCGAGTGCCTATGACAGTACACGGGTAGGACAGTCCGCCCGGCTGGTTGTGGTGGGCGATGGCGATCTGGTCAACGAACAGCGTTACGGAGGACAGTTGCCGCCGGGCAATCTGGCCTTTGCGCTGAACATTGCCGACTGGCTTGGTCAGGATGAAGCGCTACTGGCAATCCGTACCAAGTCGATTGCGCCGCGTGCGCTTGAGCCAGTAAGCGAAAGCCTGCGCCCCTTCATCAAGTATGCAAACATCCTGGGGCCCGTGATCCTGGTCGTCCTCTTTGGGCTGATCCGCTGGCGCATGCGGCGTCAACGCCAGATCGTACTGACCACCTGA
- a CDS encoding ABC transporter permease produces the protein MREVWILTRRELRAFFDSPSAYIVLSVFLLITGWFFGNTLFVENVASLRSLFDLAPVLFMFFIPALTMGTFAEERRAGTIELLLTLPVRDGQVIVAKLLSVVTVLLVALALTGIYVLTLAVLGDPDNGGTLGGYLGLALLGLSCSALGLLASSLTRNQIVAFILGFAMIFGLYLLDKVTIFVPGWLASVLEYLSIDFHYRNLMRGVIDSRDVLYYLSLTAFAGLLTAYHLARRPE, from the coding sequence ATGCGAGAGGTCTGGATTCTCACGCGACGTGAATTGCGTGCGTTTTTTGATAGTCCTTCCGCCTATATTGTGCTAAGTGTGTTTTTGTTGATTACCGGTTGGTTCTTTGGTAACACGCTGTTTGTTGAGAATGTCGCGTCGTTACGGTCGCTCTTCGATCTGGCACCGGTGCTGTTTATGTTTTTTATTCCCGCCCTTACGATGGGCACCTTTGCCGAAGAGCGTCGGGCTGGTACCATTGAGCTGCTGCTGACCTTGCCGGTGCGTGACGGACAGGTTATTGTCGCTAAGCTGCTGTCGGTAGTGACGGTGTTGCTGGTGGCGCTGGCGCTGACGGGCATTTATGTGCTGACGCTGGCCGTGTTGGGGGATCCGGACAATGGTGGTACCTTGGGCGGCTACCTGGGGCTGGCCCTGCTGGGCCTGTCCTGCAGCGCACTGGGCCTGTTGGCCTCCAGCCTGACGCGTAACCAGATCGTGGCCTTTATTCTGGGTTTTGCTATGATTTTTGGACTGTACCTGCTGGACAAAGTCACGATCTTTGTGCCGGGCTGGCTGGCTTCCGTGCTGGAATACCTGAGCATTGATTTCCACTATCGGAACCTGATGCGTGGTGTGATTGACTCGCGTGACGTGCTTTACTACCTGTCGCTGACGGCTTTTGCCGGTTTGCTGACCGCGTATCACCTGGCACGACGTCCGGAGTGA
- a CDS encoding ATP-binding cassette domain-containing protein, translating to MIEVRELTKRYGSEVAVDRISFSVRSGEVLGFLGPNGAGKTTTMKVITCYLPPTEGTVLVDGLDVRQDSLTIRQKIGYLPENTPLYPDMVTYDYLEFMAAMRGLDGAARRRRLAEVIDVCGLGEVLNKRIDALSKGYRQRVGLAQAMVHDPPILILDEPTSGLDPNQIVEIRSLIKTLGREKTVILSTHILPEVQASCDRVLIIHRGRIVADGTPDELQSAHGGQRILFGVQASESEVRAALERVDGVRVEEARVEGDGTLLFRLSTDGQQDLRPELFRLAVERGWTLTELHRERVDLEEVFRQLTMN from the coding sequence ATGATTGAGGTACGCGAGCTGACAAAGCGGTATGGGTCGGAGGTAGCTGTCGATCGTATCTCGTTCTCCGTGCGATCGGGGGAGGTGCTGGGTTTTCTCGGGCCCAACGGGGCAGGAAAGACCACCACGATGAAGGTCATTACCTGTTATCTGCCTCCGACCGAGGGCACTGTCCTGGTAGATGGCCTGGATGTGCGGCAGGATAGTCTGACGATTCGGCAGAAGATCGGCTATTTGCCTGAGAACACGCCGCTCTACCCTGATATGGTCACTTACGATTACCTGGAATTCATGGCGGCCATGCGGGGACTCGACGGGGCGGCGCGGCGTCGGCGTCTGGCGGAAGTGATTGACGTGTGTGGCTTGGGGGAGGTGCTCAACAAGCGCATTGATGCGCTTTCGAAGGGATATCGCCAGCGCGTTGGTCTGGCTCAGGCCATGGTGCATGACCCGCCCATTCTGATTCTGGACGAACCGACTTCCGGACTCGACCCGAATCAGATTGTGGAGATCCGCAGTCTGATTAAAACGCTCGGACGCGAAAAGACAGTAATTCTCTCGACGCACATCCTGCCCGAGGTACAGGCTTCGTGTGATCGGGTGCTGATCATTCACCGTGGACGAATCGTGGCCGACGGGACGCCCGATGAGCTGCAATCAGCCCATGGGGGACAACGTATCCTGTTTGGCGTGCAGGCGTCGGAGTCCGAGGTGCGTGCTGCGCTGGAACGGGTCGACGGCGTCAGGGTGGAGGAAGCGCGAGTAGAAGGTGATGGCACGTTGCTGTTTCGCCTGAGCACCGATGGCCAGCAGGACCTGCGCCCGGAGTTGTTCCGGCTGGCTGTCGAGCGTGGTTGGACACTCACCGAGCTTCACCGGGAGCGTGTGGATCTAGAGGAAGTTTTCCGCCAGCTCACGATGAACTAA
- a CDS encoding carbohydrate porin, producing MLALVLVLGSKLLLADTSQSISRLAVAYTVDLISPLAGASSRPVWMDNVDVTLTLRLHPRTTLFLYGLGNQGGTISERIGVAQSLSNIEAPTSWRLYEVFVEHMVDQGHLSLLAGLYDLNSEFDVLSAAELFLNSSFGIGPEFANSRSEGPSIFPVTALGLRIRFVPWWTPYHAGYVQAVVLDGAPGHTHTRTGTHILFGRNDGWLLVTEAGVFVHPRKSELSLSPTLLVSRLREYPYDHKLALGFWYYTARFQRLDTDYLRRGNWGGYLLGETCLYRTATRTLWMFLRVGWAHPRVNRFGAYTGGGFSGQGWLPGRPRDRMGLAVAAVHNSRAYRRLQWQHGAPVRHTEWVLEGTYLFALSAVLSLQLDLQWVLHPDTRTGSVLVGALRLLGHP from the coding sequence ATGCTGGCGTTGGTGCTGGTGCTTGGTAGCAAGTTGTTACTTGCCGACACCAGCCAGTCCATTTCGAGGCTGGCGGTGGCCTATACGGTGGACCTGATAAGTCCACTGGCTGGAGCTTCAAGCCGGCCGGTGTGGATGGACAATGTAGACGTCACGCTGACCCTTCGGCTGCATCCCCGCACAACGCTTTTTCTCTATGGCCTGGGCAACCAGGGAGGGACTATCAGCGAACGCATCGGCGTTGCCCAGAGCCTCAGCAACATCGAAGCCCCTACTTCCTGGCGCCTCTATGAGGTGTTTGTCGAGCATATGGTGGATCAAGGACATCTTTCCCTGTTGGCAGGGCTCTACGACCTGAATAGCGAGTTCGACGTGCTGTCGGCAGCCGAGCTGTTCCTGAACAGCTCCTTTGGCATTGGACCTGAATTTGCCAATAGCCGGTCTGAGGGTCCTTCTATTTTTCCTGTGACGGCTCTGGGCCTGCGCATTCGCTTCGTCCCCTGGTGGACGCCCTATCACGCCGGATATGTGCAAGCTGTTGTGCTGGACGGCGCGCCGGGGCACACGCATACCCGGACAGGCACCCACATTCTTTTTGGACGCAATGATGGATGGCTCCTGGTAACCGAAGCTGGTGTGTTCGTTCATCCGAGAAAATCTGAGCTTTCCCTTTCGCCAACGCTGCTGGTCAGCCGCCTGCGCGAGTATCCCTACGACCACAAGCTGGCACTGGGCTTCTGGTATTACACAGCCCGTTTCCAGCGGCTCGACACCGATTACCTGAGGCGTGGCAATTGGGGAGGCTACCTGCTGGGCGAGACCTGCCTTTATCGCACAGCCACCCGAACGCTCTGGATGTTTCTGCGTGTGGGTTGGGCACACCCGCGGGTGAACCGATTCGGTGCCTACACAGGTGGGGGGTTCAGTGGCCAGGGCTGGTTACCGGGACGACCACGCGATCGCATGGGACTGGCGGTCGCTGCTGTCCACAATAGCAGGGCCTATCGTCGTCTGCAGTGGCAACACGGCGCACCTGTACGCCATACCGAATGGGTGCTGGAAGGCACCTATCTTTTTGCTCTCAGCGCTGTGTTGTCGCTTCAGCTTGATCTACAGTGGGTTCTGCATCCCGATACCCGTACCGGCAGCGTGTTGGTCGGCGCATTGCGCCTGTTGGGGCATCCGTAA